The following DNA comes from Candidatus Methylacidiphilum fumarolicum.
TTGCCCGGGAAGCCCCTTCGAAGACTCATAGATGCAGACAGGATTCAATCGATCATCTTATTTGGCCCCCCGGGAACAGGAAAAACGACGCTGGCAGAAATTATCGCTAAAAAAACGAAAAGTTTTTTTGAAAGACTAAACGCTGTGGAAGCTGGGGTAGCTGATTTAAGAAAAATTCTAAACAAAGCCTCGACACGCTGGAAAGAACAAAAAAGGGGGACCCTTCTTTTTATCGATGAGATTCATCGATTTAACAAATCGCAACAAGATGTCCTCCTTCCAGATTTGGAAACAGGTACCATTAAATTAATAGGAGCAACTACCCATAATCCAAGTTTTTACTTAACAGCCCCATTGCTTTCCCGTTCCCAACTTTTCGAATTTAAAGCTTTATCAAAAAAATCGCTAGAAATTCTCCTAACCCGTGCACTCACGGATAAAGAGAGGGGATTGGGCAACTATGAAGCTAAAATTGATAAAGCAGCCCAAGAATTATTATTGGATATCTGTGAGGGAGACGCAAGACGCCTACTTAACTACATTGAGGTGGCTGTGCTCTCCTCTTTTCAAGAAAATAAACAACCCTTAATCATTGGTATTGATGTTATTGAAAATCTAATCCAGAAAAAAACTCCACGCTATGATCACGGCGAAGACGAGCATTACGACACCATCTCCGCCTTTATTAAATCAGTGCGTGGCAGCGATCCAGATTCTGCTATTTATTGGCTTGCCAAAATGCTTGCAGCAGGCGAAGACCCTAGATTTATTGCTAGAAGACTAGTGATCCTTTCGACCGAAGATATTGGGCTAGCAGACCCCAATGGCTTAACGGTGGCCATGGGGGCCTTCGATGCGATTGAAAAAATTGGCATGCCTGAAGGAAGGATTCCCCTTGCTTTTGCAACTATTTATCTCTGTTTGTCTCCAAAAAGTAACTCTGCCTATAACGCTATAAACAAAGCTATGGAGTGGGTGGAGAAAAAGGAGACAGTTGAAGTCCCTCAATTTTTAAAAGATACCCATTATTCTTGGGCAACAAAGATGGGCCGAGGGATAGGCTATCTCTACAGCCACGATTTTAGGGAAGCCATTAGCCCTCAACGATACGGTATGAAACCAGGAACTTTTTACTCTCCAACGGATCACGGAAAAGAAAAAGAATTTTCAGAAAGATTGAAATACATAGAAAGCTTAAGAAAACAAAACAATCCGATGAATATTTCTGCCGAGGATTCGATGACTTAGAGCGACTTTTTTTACAACCGTTGTTGTCTAAACTGATGAGCGTTCATGGAAAATTGCTAAAAAAATAAGATGCAGTTTAAAAATCCCCAAATCCTTTTTGGTTTGTTGCTTTTGCCTCTTTTTTTATTTTTATATTATCATCGAAACTCCGCCTCAAAAGCCACTTTTGCCCACTTATTTAAAGTTTTCTTTTCCCACCAAGGAGTTGAAATTAAAAGAGAAGTGAACCAAAAGATTCCTATCCCTTGGCTTTTCTTCCTTTCTTCAGTTCTTTTTATTGTTGCTTTATCAAGACCCCAATGGGGGGAAACAGACATCGAGTTGCTCCAATCAAACAGCGATTATCTCTTGGCTATAGATATGTCCAAAAGCATGTTAGCAGAAGATACCGTTCCTTCTAGACTGGAAAGAGCAAAATTGCTTGCTTCCAATTTTGTTGCTAAACTTCAAGGAGAAAGAGTCGGATTGCTTGCTTTTACTAGAAATGCATTTGTAGAAGTCCCCTTTTCTACTGACTATGATTTGATCCAAGAAATGATTTCCGCATTATCCCTGGATGATTTTCCAAATGGAGGAACAAGTTTTGCTGCCATGATGGAAGAAGTACTCCTTTTTTTCTCTTCCGAAGAAAGGCATAAAAAAATACTTATTCTTTTCAGTGACGGCGAAGACCATGGAGGGAGATGGGAACAAAAACTTACTGAATTAAAAAAATATGGCGTTCAAGTGCTAGCCATCGGCATTGGTTCACCCAATGGGGCATTAATAAAAAATACCAATGGGTCTCTCTATAAAGACTACAATGGTCAGCCTATAGTCAGCTTTTTCAATCCTTCTTCATTGGAACTTATTGCACATTCTACTGGTGGTATTTATGTCCAGGCGGATAAGTGGCTTGACATTGTCCCTTTGGTTCAAAAGATGGTAAAGAGTCCAGAGTATTCAAAAAATAAAGAAAAAATGAAAGTACTTGCTGAAAAATACATTTACTTCCTTCTCCCAGCATTGTTGCTGGCCTTAGCAAGTTTTTATTGGGAATTTCCTCGTCATGAAAGATTCATTATGGTTAATAAACTCGGTGCAAAAGGGAAAAAAAATTAAAGGCCATTTTCTTCTTTCCTTGTTGTTATTTCTACTTTTTTTCTGTTCGGCACAAGGAGGCAATACAAATAGAGAACTTTACTCTAACTTCATTGATAGAATAGAGGCAGTGAGTAAAAAAGCTGAATTGACAAAAAATGATTGTGTGATGATTGCCCAGTCAACTATTGATCTTGGGAAAAAAAACAAACTGCCCCCAGGGGTGATTGAAGATGGAATAAAAGCTGTGGAATTAGGGAAAATGCTCGATCCCAATTTTCCCTATTGGGAAAGCTATTTAAAAGAACTTTTAAAACTTCTTGAAGAGAATGCCTCTTCCTCAAACATGGCAAACAAAAAGACGGAGCCAGCCCAGAATCAAAAAGAAAAAAATGCTCTGTCCGAACCTATATCCGAATCGAATCTCAGGAAAAGGGGGATGGATCTAAAAGAAAAAAATCAAGGCTTTTCGAAAGATAACCTTTCTTTAGGAAAAAATCCCTCTGCTTTTCCTTCTTCTAAAAAGGAACAAAAAGAATCAACAGCAACTAGCGAATCAAAACAAAACCAAAACTCTCCTCTTAGACCAGATAATTCCTTTTCCGATTCAGAAAATTCAACTGGAGAAGAGACAGAAAAAGAGATAAAATTAAGGCAAATCAAACAGCTAGATAACCCATCAACATTCTTCAAAAGAATGCGTCAAATTGAAAGTGAGACAAACGATTCTTATTTGGAAGATCCCGATTGGTAAGTTCCGATTGGTTTTCCTAGCTTGTTGTTTTTATACATTGCTCAGTGTAATAACTCTAGGCAATGTAATGGCCTTTTCTGCTCATTGGTTACCCCTAACAGAGAAGTTGGAACCTGGGGTATCTGCACATCTCTCTCTTATTTTCGAAAATTGTTCCCCTCAAGATGAAGTCAAACCACCAAAAGTTGCTTTTTTGGAAATCGAGGCTCCATCCATCAGCCGAAATAGCCGTAACGAGCTTATATACGACTTTCCGATTATTCCCCACCAACCAGGCAATTATATTATTCCTCCGTTTTTAATTTCCACTGACCATGGACTTGTGGAAATCCCCCCCATTTCCTTTACGGTAAAAGAAGTAGAAATAGCTCCTATATCGGCTGATGGCGTTGATGCCCAAGTGCTTATCCCCCAAAGAACCTTATGGAAAGGCGAGCCTTTTGTCATAGAATATAGACTCTTAACCCGCTCAGGAACTTTTTTAGATATAACAAGTCAGCCTGAATGGGATCCAAAGGATTTTCTTTCTAACCGATGGGGCAAACCTCAACGAGTGATTTTAAATGCCAACGGAACGTATGCTAGCGGTCTGCGCTATACAACCACCTTATTATCCTTAAAAGCAGGCAAAATTGTTTTGCCTCCAATCAGTCAGCAACTTACTTTGGAAATAGAAAGATTCGGGCGCGGTCTTTTTTCTCAACCTATTGTCAAACCTATCCACTCCACAACCGAACCTAAAGTCATTGAAATAGCTCCACTCCCGGCACCGCCTCCTGATTTTTCTGAAGCAATAGGAACCTTTAAACTTTCCTGTAAGGTGAACCCCGTTGAAGCCATTCAAGGCGAACCGATTTCTCTCTCGATACGAATAGAAGGTACAGGGAATTGGGCAGTCCCCTGGAAACTACCGGAATATCCCCCTTGTAAGGGTATAAAAGTTATAAATTCTTTGCCATCTCGTCAAATAGACCCCGAGTCTTTGTTTACTGGGGTTTTGAAAATGGAGTTAGTGCTTATACCTGATATTTTTGGAGAAATAGATCTGCCTGCCTATTCTTTTACCTATTTTGACGTGACGCAAGGGGAATACCAAACAATTAAATCTGATCCTATTCATTTATCTGTGAAAAAATCCTCCCTTTCAAAACAGACTCCAGACAATAAACAAGAGCTCCTGAGTGATCGCTCTCAGCCGATTAACACAGGCTATCCTCTAGACATGTTACCAACAGGACCTCTCCTTGGTATGGGAAAAGGCTTGGCGCCTTTTCCCCCTTGGGACCTTGGGAAGGAAAGCCTACTTTTTACATTTATATTCTTATTTCTTTGGTGTTTGCTTTGCTGGGATCGTGTTGCCCACAAACCTTTACTGCTCCAGAAAAAAAAAGCGAGTCATTGTTTAAGGACAATCCCGCAAGCGATTGCTAAAGCAAAGACCGATAGGGAGATTTATAGGTATCTCCTCCTTTGGCAAAAAGCATTTAAAGAGTTTTGGGATATTCCTTATCCTTTCCCAGATGAGGACGCTATTGAAAAACGGCTTATAAAGGACTATCTAAAGAACTCTGTCATTGCTAAAAAATGGGTAGCTTTGTGGCATCAGTCCCAGCTTTATTTGTTTGGCCGACTCTCTACTCCTTCATCACAATGGATTGATGAGGCAGAAGAGTTAGCCCGGAAACTGCCCAAAGCTAAGATTCCCTTAAAAGAATTCTTTTCTACGGCAAACTTCCTTCCTTTCCTTTCCCTGATTCTTTTCTTCGGACTGTTATCTAGTATTTTAACAAGCAATCTAAAAGGATTAAAAAATCCAGTTGGTCCGCTCCCTTTTTCTTTTACAAGCAATAAAAGGCTCCCTACTTATGCTTCTTCCATTCTATTTTGTTCATTGTCTGATCCCCCTTCTGATTCAAAAGTCGAATCGTTTTCTTCAGAAGAGGCTTACCGCTGCTATGAAAAAGGGGAGTTTTCTAAGGCTATTGATATTTGGAAGAAAAAAACCTTAGTCCAACCTCTGGATTGGAAAACAAGAAATAATCTTGGGTTAGCCTTTTCACAACAAGAACAATGGCAAAGAGCCTTAGGAGAATGGACAGCAGCTTTTCTATTAGCCCCTCGCAATGCTTCTGTCAGATGGAATTTTACTGTTGGAATCAATAAAAACCCTGAGGCTGATACTCATATTCATTCTTTCCAGAAAAAAGGCTATTTAAACAGCCTAAAAATCTTTCTATCTCCAGGAGAATGGGAAAGAGCAGCTGCTATAAGTATCTTTTTGTTGTTCTTTTCTTTATATATTTTGCTTTTGCATCTTTATCAGAAAATCAGAATTCCAGCCTTTTGCTTCAGCATTGTATTGGTGTTGGCTTTTATAAGCGGTCTTTCTTTATTAGAATATTTTTCATACGGTATTTTTGCAACCCCCAATGCCGGGATGCTTGTTCAGGATACCCCTTTGCGGTCGGTTCCAACAGAAGTCCAACAACAAAGCCTACCTTTAAAAGCGGGTTCAGTGATTAAAGTCATAAAAGCCTATTTAGGTTGGTATAAAATAGAATTTATGAATGGCCAGAATGGCTGGGTAAGGTCTCAATGCGTGACTCTCTTTTACAAAACTCCTCATGCGTTCGTTTCTGAGAAAGAAAAAGGTTTTTATTTATCCATTTTTGATAACTAAACAGGCATTCTTTTCGCTGATCCTTCTATTTGTTCAACCATTTTTTGAGCTACTTTCACCGAATCAAAAAGGCTTTCGGCTAATTCTCTGGCTTTCATAGAATGGTAAGGATAATCTTTTTCAATCCTTTTTATGGCATCAATCGCTTCAGAGATCGTCGTAAAAGGCAAAAGACCCGCTCCGGTAGGGATGATCCTTGACCAACCAGTATCCTGAATGACTGCTGGTTTTCCCATTGCCAAATAACATACGGTTCGATCGCTAAACCAACCACAATCGCTAAGCCAGTAGCCATTTTTTACTACAGAAAATTCCCCCCGAGAAGTACCAATAAAATTTCTATAGCTTTCAAAATCTGAGGCTATAGCTGAAACACTGAGCATATCCCAGTTTTTGGAAAGAAAACGGTTGCGAATCTCGTGGTCTTCTTGCAGATCCGAAGCAATCTGAAAAAGAACTTTCCCATCAAAAAAAAGAGGAAGTTCAATAACCTTTTCGAACTCACTGGCTTTGTTCCCGTAAATTTTACCTTCCCAATTTACTTCAGGATAACCACACCAATGAGTGATTGTTGACCATCTTTTGCCGCCTAGCCGTTTGGGCCATAGCTCTAAACATACTGGAGGAAATGTAGGAATCCAATTGATCCCCGTGAAAGGTATTCTCTTACCATCCTCTTTTAAAGAAAGGCCAACAGTAAAAAAAATGTCATGAGCTTCCAGATTCATATCGCAACCATAACCCTTCGCCCATATCTGTGTAAAAGTAGGATCCAAATCCAGATAAACCCTTTTTTTAAAGGCAGAAAGAAGGTTCTTATTCCGTATGAGCCCAGAAATATTTAAAAGAAAAGAACTTTCCCTTGCAAAATGGAGAAAGGCATCGAGATTTTTTGCTTCCCCATTGATAAAAATCGTAGATTGCTCAACAAAATCAAAATAGGAAGTAATTAATTTCCAATGGCTTAAAGCTAATTTCAGGACTTGTTTGGGATTATAATTTTTAATTTTTGGCAAACTCTCTTGGGTGATCTCTTCTAAAAGCCAAACATCCCACCCAAGGTTACGAAAGGCATATGCCCATTGAATAAAGACAAGATTAATCCCTATCGCAGAAATCGGATAACCAGCAATACGACATCCGATGACTACCTTTTTGGCCATGTATCATTCAAATATTATTTTTAGGCCAAAAAATAAATTCAAATCTCCACCTCTAAGTCTTCTCCTATTTTCTGACAATGATAAGCTCTTACTCCTCTAGTTGCTGGACCACAAAGAACTTCTCCTGTCTTTAAACTAAACCGTGCACCATGCCACGGGCATTCTACTTCCCCCTCTTCCAGAAATCCTTCACTAAGAGGACCTCCTTCGTGAGGACATGTATCATCAAGAGCATAATATGCTCCCTTATAACAAAAGATAGCTATTTTTTTTCCCTCTAGTTCTACGCATTTAGCTCCTCCTTCGGGAATTTCAGAAGCTTTAAAAGGACATTTAATTTTAGCCATGCTCCGATTTTTAATGTGCTCTATGCAGTTGTCAATGAAATTTGAGAGCCTGCTGAATGCTATGTTTTACCCCTAAAAAACTCATACAAATGGATACGGCCCAAGTTAACTGCCATTGGCTTCCCTTCCTTTTCTTTGGGCTATACCCTTTTTGCCTCGTCTCCCTATTGATTCCACACACTTGCCTCCTCTCTCTTTCTTGCTTTAAACTTACTGTTGTCTCTAAGCTATAAATAGCCTCTGCCTCCGCGTTATCTTTCCTCTCCCTTGCTTCGTAGGCTTTATAGGCTCGTCGAGTCAGGAAAAAACTTAGATAAATTCATTGCCAAATGGCCTTTATTCCATAAAATGAGTAAAAATGCAAAAATCTCCTTTCCCTCGTTTTTTTTATGCAACCATTCTATCCGCTTTGTTCATGGGAGGATGCGCTTTAAATAATACTCAAAAGTCCAAACAACTTTCTTCAGCATTTCCTTCTAATTTGATCCGGGTGAGCATTCATGATCAAAAAATGGAGCTGATTCAAAATATAGGCAAAAATGGAGAATCCCACCGGTATTATCCTGTATCAACCTCGAAATACGGTATTGGGGATGAATGGAATAGTTATAAAACCCCTATTGGGAGGTTTGTTATTGCAAAAAAAATAGGGGATGGCATTCCTATGGGCGGCAAGTTTTACCATAGGAAATTTACTGGGGATGTCATTAAATTGACTGCTTATGATCCTTCAAAGCCGGCTTTTGATCATGACAGCATTTTGACAAGAATTCTTTGGCTTAGGGGGTTGGATTCTCAGAATAAAAATTCCTTTTACAGAGGAATATTTATCCATGGGACGAATCAAGAACCGCTGGTCGGACAGCCTGTCAGTTATGGCTGTATAAGAATGAAAAATAGGGATGTTCTTGAACTTTACGATTTGGTCGGAGAAAACACTCCTGTATATATTCAGAAAGAACCACTCAAAAAGCCGGTTCCTAAAGAGGTTTTAGCAAGCTTTCATTTTTATAATCAGCCAAGAATTCAACCCGTGGCTTCTTCCCCTATTCAAGAACAGCCTTCCATTAAGGTTGCACCAGCTATAGCAGTAGCTTCTGAGCCAACTCCTAACACAACTATTTCAGGAAGTAGTCCTCAAAAAACTCTAACCCAAAGCAATCATATCCTTGTCCAACAGCATCCTAGAAACATGGCTCCAACTACTAACTCAAAGGGTCATTCCCAATTGGCTTCCCAAAGGCTAGCCACACCTCATAGTTCTAGGCATCCTCATTTGACAAAACCGTTGGTACACAGCAAGAAAAAAATAAGTGCTGTTAAGTTAGCCAGCCATTCAGTAAAATCCACTACTGTTGATCCTTCCCCTTCAAAAAAGAAAAAGCCTCTTGAGTGATAGTTTCGAAAAACAAAGCCAAGCTTGGCCGTTCAATGAAAAACCTTTCCCATTCACTGGAATTTTGAGATGCAGCGAATGTGCGGTGCCGGCAATAACGGCATCAATGGATACAGCAACGACAGAACTTATCGCTATTATCGTAGCAGCAAACCCCTTAGTTATTGCATACCAAGACCAAAGGGGAAAAAAACTGGATAGACCCATTGAAAGAGTGGATTTTATCTGCTCTCCTCACACTGAAAAACTGTCTTCGTTAAACGATTTTGATGAAATCAAATCGTATATATCATTGGACCAAGACGATGACTGTTGGACAAAAAACTAATTTCTGATTTTCAAAAGCTCTTTGCTCTGGGAAAGCAAACGAGCAAATACTTTCCCCAGAAATGATGAAAGTTGCATTTGGTCGGGGCGACAGGATTTGAACCTGCGACTCCCTGCTCCCAAAGCAGGTGCTCTAGCCAGGCTGAGCTACGCCCCGTAGCCTTCAATCTTTCCTAAAAAGGGTCCCTCTTCATGCCCTACATCCAGACATTGAACATGAAACTTGGCTGGAAGGATAGAACCGTCGGTAGGGCAACCCTCTAAAACGTTGCGCGTCGAGTTAGCATGCTTTATATTATCCGATCGTCAAGCAAAAACAATAACTTCATTGTTAAGAAAAGACGAAGAGAAAAAACATAATAACTGAAAATGACAAAGTAATTTCTTTTGCAATGTTATTTTCTATACATAATTGTAGTATTTCTCTCATTCAAAATTAAGAAAAAACCTGAATATATAGAGGAAAAACTTGGCATGCTTTTAGCTCTATAGTAGGAATAGATTATGAGCTTAAAAATAGAAAATCTTCACGGAGGCATTGGAGGCAAAGAGATTATTAAAGGCATAACTTTGGAAATCAATCCAGGAGAAGTTCATGCTATCATGGGACCGAATGGGTCAGGAAAAAGCACCCTTTCAAAATTGCTAACGGGGCATCCTGATTATGAAGTTTATTCGGGAACAGTGTTATTGGATGGAGAACCCATCCTTGATCTCGCACCAGATGAAAGATCTAGAAAGGGATTGTTCATGGCCTTTCAATATCCTTGTGAGATTCCTGGAGTAACTGTAGCTAACTTTCTTCGTGCGGCTCTACAAGCCCGTCTTCCTGAAGGGAAGACGCTCAACATCACCGATTTCTACAAAGAGCTCTATGCGGCTATGGAAAAACTAGCTATGGATAGAAAATTTAGTTCCCGATATGTTAACGAAGGTTTTTCTGGTGGAGAAAAAAAGAGGAATGAAATTCTTCAAATGGCAATCTTAAAACCAAAGTATGCAATTCTTGATGAAACGGATAGTGGTTTAGACATTGACGCCCTGAAGATCGTTGCCAACGGAGTGAATGCCTTGAAAGGCCCTCATATGGGGATTTTACTCATTACCCATTATCAAAGACTGCTTAATTATATTTTACCGGATCA
Coding sequences within:
- a CDS encoding replication-associated recombination protein A gives rise to the protein MQELFDWQENEERQPISPTAPLATKMRPRSLEELVGQEEILLPGKPLRRLIDADRIQSIILFGPPGTGKTTLAEIIAKKTKSFFERLNAVEAGVADLRKILNKASTRWKEQKRGTLLFIDEIHRFNKSQQDVLLPDLETGTIKLIGATTHNPSFYLTAPLLSRSQLFEFKALSKKSLEILLTRALTDKERGLGNYEAKIDKAAQELLLDICEGDARRLLNYIEVAVLSSFQENKQPLIIGIDVIENLIQKKTPRYDHGEDEHYDTISAFIKSVRGSDPDSAIYWLAKMLAAGEDPRFIARRLVILSTEDIGLADPNGLTVAMGAFDAIEKIGMPEGRIPLAFATIYLCLSPKSNSAYNAINKAMEWVEKKETVEVPQFLKDTHYSWATKMGRGIGYLYSHDFREAISPQRYGMKPGTFYSPTDHGKEKEFSERLKYIESLRKQNNPMNISAEDSMT
- a CDS encoding vWA domain-containing protein; amino-acid sequence: MQFKNPQILFGLLLLPLFLFLYYHRNSASKATFAHLFKVFFSHQGVEIKREVNQKIPIPWLFFLSSVLFIVALSRPQWGETDIELLQSNSDYLLAIDMSKSMLAEDTVPSRLERAKLLASNFVAKLQGERVGLLAFTRNAFVEVPFSTDYDLIQEMISALSLDDFPNGGTSFAAMMEEVLLFFSSEERHKKILILFSDGEDHGGRWEQKLTELKKYGVQVLAIGIGSPNGALIKNTNGSLYKDYNGQPIVSFFNPSSLELIAHSTGGIYVQADKWLDIVPLVQKMVKSPEYSKNKEKMKVLAEKYIYFLLPALLLALASFYWEFPRHERFIMVNKLGAKGKKN
- a CDS encoding BatD family protein produces the protein MRQTILIWKIPIGKFRLVFLACCFYTLLSVITLGNVMAFSAHWLPLTEKLEPGVSAHLSLIFENCSPQDEVKPPKVAFLEIEAPSISRNSRNELIYDFPIIPHQPGNYIIPPFLISTDHGLVEIPPISFTVKEVEIAPISADGVDAQVLIPQRTLWKGEPFVIEYRLLTRSGTFLDITSQPEWDPKDFLSNRWGKPQRVILNANGTYASGLRYTTTLLSLKAGKIVLPPISQQLTLEIERFGRGLFSQPIVKPIHSTTEPKVIEIAPLPAPPPDFSEAIGTFKLSCKVNPVEAIQGEPISLSIRIEGTGNWAVPWKLPEYPPCKGIKVINSLPSRQIDPESLFTGVLKMELVLIPDIFGEIDLPAYSFTYFDVTQGEYQTIKSDPIHLSVKKSSLSKQTPDNKQELLSDRSQPINTGYPLDMLPTGPLLGMGKGLAPFPPWDLGKESLLFTFIFLFLWCLLCWDRVAHKPLLLQKKKASHCLRTIPQAIAKAKTDREIYRYLLLWQKAFKEFWDIPYPFPDEDAIEKRLIKDYLKNSVIAKKWVALWHQSQLYLFGRLSTPSSQWIDEAEELARKLPKAKIPLKEFFSTANFLPFLSLILFFGLLSSILTSNLKGLKNPVGPLPFSFTSNKRLPTYASSILFCSLSDPPSDSKVESFSSEEAYRCYEKGEFSKAIDIWKKKTLVQPLDWKTRNNLGLAFSQQEQWQRALGEWTAAFLLAPRNASVRWNFTVGINKNPEADTHIHSFQKKGYLNSLKIFLSPGEWERAAAISIFLLFFSLYILLLHLYQKIRIPAFCFSIVLVLAFISGLSLLEYFSYGIFATPNAGMLVQDTPLRSVPTEVQQQSLPLKAGSVIKVIKAYLGWYKIEFMNGQNGWVRSQCVTLFYKTPHAFVSEKEKGFYLSIFDN
- a CDS encoding glycosyltransferase; the encoded protein is MAKKVVIGCRIAGYPISAIGINLVFIQWAYAFRNLGWDVWLLEEITQESLPKIKNYNPKQVLKLALSHWKLITSYFDFVEQSTIFINGEAKNLDAFLHFARESSFLLNISGLIRNKNLLSAFKKRVYLDLDPTFTQIWAKGYGCDMNLEAHDIFFTVGLSLKEDGKRIPFTGINWIPTFPPVCLELWPKRLGGKRWSTITHWCGYPEVNWEGKIYGNKASEFEKVIELPLFFDGKVLFQIASDLQEDHEIRNRFLSKNWDMLSVSAIASDFESYRNFIGTSRGEFSVVKNGYWLSDCGWFSDRTVCYLAMGKPAVIQDTGWSRIIPTGAGLLPFTTISEAIDAIKRIEKDYPYHSMKARELAESLFDSVKVAQKMVEQIEGSAKRMPV
- a CDS encoding Rieske (2Fe-2S) protein; the encoded protein is MAKIKCPFKASEIPEGGAKCVELEGKKIAIFCYKGAYYALDDTCPHEGGPLSEGFLEEGEVECPWHGARFSLKTGEVLCGPATRGVRAYHCQKIGEDLEVEI
- a CDS encoding L,D-transpeptidase family protein translates to MQKSPFPRFFYATILSALFMGGCALNNTQKSKQLSSAFPSNLIRVSIHDQKMELIQNIGKNGESHRYYPVSTSKYGIGDEWNSYKTPIGRFVIAKKIGDGIPMGGKFYHRKFTGDVIKLTAYDPSKPAFDHDSILTRILWLRGLDSQNKNSFYRGIFIHGTNQEPLVGQPVSYGCIRMKNRDVLELYDLVGENTPVYIQKEPLKKPVPKEVLASFHFYNQPRIQPVASSPIQEQPSIKVAPAIAVASEPTPNTTISGSSPQKTLTQSNHILVQQHPRNMAPTTNSKGHSQLASQRLATPHSSRHPHLTKPLVHSKKKISAVKLASHSVKSTTVDPSPSKKKKPLE
- the sufC gene encoding Fe-S cluster assembly ATPase SufC — protein: MSLKIENLHGGIGGKEIIKGITLEINPGEVHAIMGPNGSGKSTLSKLLTGHPDYEVYSGTVLLDGEPILDLAPDERSRKGLFMAFQYPCEIPGVTVANFLRAALQARLPEGKTLNITDFYKELYAAMEKLAMDRKFSSRYVNEGFSGGEKKRNEILQMAILKPKYAILDETDSGLDIDALKIVANGVNALKGPHMGILLITHYQRLLNYILPDHVHVMVNGRIVESGTKELALKLEEKGYSQFEEELAVQTP